The following proteins are co-located in the Castanea sativa cultivar Marrone di Chiusa Pesio chromosome 8, ASM4071231v1 genome:
- the LOC142608156 gene encoding putative pyridoxal 5'-phosphate synthase subunit PDX1, with protein MADTGVVTVYGNGALYETGTKKSPFSVKVGLAQMLRGGVIMDVVNAEQARIAEEAGACAVMALERVPADIRAQGGVARMSDPQLIKEIKQAVTIPVMAKARIGHFVEAQILEAIGIDYVDESEVLTVADEDNHINKHNFRIPFVCGCRNLGEALRRIREGAAMIRTKGEAGTGNIIEAVRHVRSVMGDIRVLRNMDDDEVFSFAKKIAAPYDLVMQTKQLGRLPVVHFAAGGVATPADAALMMQLGCDGVFVGSGVFKSGDPARRARAIVQAVTHYSDPDVLADVSCGLGEAMVGINLNDDKVERYANRSE; from the coding sequence atggcTGATACCGGAGTAGTCACCGTGTATGGCAATGGCGCTTTATACGAGACCGGCACAAAGAAATCCCCATTCTCAGTGAAGGTGGGCCTGGCCCAGATGCTCCGCGGCGGCGTCATTATGGACGTGGTGAACGCCGAGCAAGCCCGGATCGCTGAGGAGGCAGGCGCGTGCGCCGTAATGGCGCTTGAGCGCGTGCCGGCTGACATCAGAGCCCAAGGCGGTGTGGCTCGCATGAGCGACCCTCAGCTCATCAAGGAGATCAAACAAGCTGTGACCATCCCAGTCATGGCCAAAGCTCGCATCGGCCACTTTGTGGAGGCCCAAATCCTTGAAGCCATTGGAATCGACTACGTCGACGAGTCCGAGGTTCTAACCGTGGCGGACGAGGACAACCACATCAATAAGCACAACTTTCGTATCCCTTTTGTTTGTGGGTGCCGAAACCTCGGCGAAGCCTTACGTAGGATTCGCGAAGGCGCGGCGATGATTCGGACCAAAGGCGAAGCCGGAACCGGGAATATCATCGAGGCCGTGAGGCACGTGCGCTCCGTTATGGGAGATATCAGGGTGCTGAGGAACATGGATGATGATGAGGTCTTCTCCTTCGCAAAAAAGATAGCTGCTCCTTATGATTTGGTTATGCAGACCAAGCAGCTCGGGAGGCTTCCGGTGGTTCATTTCGCCGCCGGTGGGGTGGCGACGCCGGCTGACGCGGCGCTCATGATGCAGCTCGGCTGTGATGGGGTGTTTGTTGGCTCTGGGGTTTTCAAGAGCGGTGACCCGGCTCGGAGGGCTCGGGCGATTGTGCAGGCTGTGACTCATTACAGCGACCCGGATGTGCTTGCTGATGTGAGTTGTGGATTGGGTGAGGCCATGGTGGGGATTAATCTCAATGATGATAAGGTCGAGAGGTACGCCAACAGGTCCGAGTGA
- the LOC142605977 gene encoding uncharacterized protein LOC142605977 has product MGYLYEAMDKVKENIKARLKNKISAYIPFTSVIDARWDKQLHSPLHAAGCYLNPGIFFRPSFKKQKEITKSLLSTITRLVPDPDEQDSLSSQIEAYKKALGDFGMPMAIRQREKLNPVAWWEQFGNDTPELQKLAIRVLSQCCSATGCERTWSTFEFIHSKRRNRLEHKRLNDLVFVCYNLLLRERRTKDYLDPISLDNIDLMDDWVVEDSEFLLLTEEDDDGDDDVVLTNANTHVYYGPDVDPFDGWE; this is encoded by the exons ATGGGATACTTGTATGAGGCAATGGATAAAGTAAAGGAGAATATAAAAGCAAGGTTGAAGAATAAAATTTCTGCATATATACCATTTACTAGTGTCATTGATGCTAGGTGGGATAAACAACTCCATAGTCCATTACATGCAGCAGGTTGTTATCTTAACCCTGGAATTTTCTTTAGGCCTTCGTTTAAGAagcaaaaagaaattacaaaaagCCTACTTAGTACCATTACAAGGTTGGTTCCTGATCCTGATGAGCAAGATAGTCTTAGTTCTCAAATTGAAGCATACAAAAAGGCTTTAGGTGACTTTGGAATGCCTATGGCAATCCGTCAACGTGAAAAACTAAATCCAG ttgCTTGGTGGGAGCAATTTGGAAATGACACTCCAGAATTACAAAAGCTTGCAATTCGAGTGCTAAGTCAGTGTTGTAGTGCAACTGGTTGTGAAAGAACTTGGAGCACATTTGAGTTTATCCATTCCAAGAGGAGAAATAGGCTCGAGCATAAACGTTTGAATGACTTAGTATTTGtttgttataatttattgttacGAGAAAG AAGGACAAAGGATTACTTGGATCCTATAAGCCTTGATAATATTGATTTAATGGATGATTGGGTAGTTGAGGATTCTGAATTTTTGTTACTAACTGAGGAAGAT gatgatggtgacGATGATGTTGTGTTGACAAATGCTaatactcatgtatattatGGTCCTGATGTAGATCCTTTTGATGGATGGGAGTAG
- the LOC142605978 gene encoding uncharacterized protein LOC142605978, producing the protein MIMREGVQRVIHQLVIITPKGKKKLEKSNIKSFFAPRTIPSSQPSIKSSLASKQMVENARMNFARWWYHANIPFHATRSVYYQEAIDSIAAIGPGFKGPSYHDLRGPLLQKHVCEMNDYLLDVKNDWKVYGCSIMSDGWTNQKNTPIINFLVYCPRGTMFLKSLDVSGLTRDADTLFKLFDKVVQEVGVENIVQFVTDNDSAYKSAGKKLMQKYGSFYWSPCVAHCIDLMLENFSNRRYFPIIHETIQKAKKITKFIYNHGKVLSLMRSDFTNGRDLVRPAITRFATEFLSLQCLTKFKKELRQMFTCDQWVESRYARDVMGKEVAALVLEDKEWG; encoded by the exons ATGATAATGAGAGAGGGGGTTCAAAGAGTCATTCATCAGTTAGTAATTATAACaccaaagggaaagaaaaagttggAGAAGTCCAATATTAAATCCTTTTTTGCTCCAAGAACAATTCCTAGTTCTCAACCATCCATAAAATCTTCTTTGGCCTCAAAGCAAATGGTTGAGAATGCAAGAATGAATTTTGCAAGGTGGTGGTACCATGCTAATATACCTTTCCATGCAACTCGCTCTGTGTATTATCAAGAAGCTATAGATAGTATAGCAGCTATTGGGCCTGGTTTTAAAGGACCTTCTTATCATGACTTGCGGGGTCCTttattacaaaaacatgtgtgTGAAATGAATGATTATCTCTTAGATGTTAAAAATGATTGGAAAGTTTATGGATGTTCAATAATGTCAGATGGGTGGACAAATCAAAAGAACACTccaatcattaattttttagtgtatTGTCCAAGAGGTACTATGTTTCTTAAATCCCTTGATGTGTCAGGCCTAACAAGGGATGCAGATACATTGTTTAAGTTGTTTGATAAAGTTGTTCAAGAAGTTGGGGTTGAGAACATTGTGCAGTTCGTTACAGATAATGATTCTGCTTACAAGTCTGCAGGAAAGAAGCTAATGCAGAAATATGGGTCATTCTATTGGTCTCCTTGTGTAGCCCATTGCATTGATTTAATGttggaaaatttttcaaatagGAGATACTTTCCTATCATTCATGAAACCATTCAAAAGGCTAAAAAGATAACCAAATTCATATAcaaccatggcaaggttttatCTTTGATGAGAAGTGACTTCACTAATGGTAGGGATTTGGTTCGTCCAGCCATCACAAGGTTTGCAACTGAGTTTTTAAGTCTTCAATGCTTGACTAAGTTTAAGAAAGAACTTAGGCAAATGTTTACTTGTGATCAATGGGTTGAATCTCGATATGCTAGAGATGTCATGGGAAAGGAGGTGGCTGCACTTGTTTTGGAAGATAAAGA ATGGGGATGA